A window from Neobacillus sp. PS3-40 encodes these proteins:
- a CDS encoding lipid II flippase Amj family protein codes for MELITGKVIIIALFLLIITMIETLAYSTRISGARVKLIATALSLFSTLVIVSRFSTMIQQPLTAKLIAEAPKLNKLNYIEEQYRILIGVTSIGALFGILLFPTFINIFSRAIVQLSNQRGSVIALFINQFNRNSVKKVFMCFRLPRFTYLKGITLKNVPKRLFVINVIISAVFTIGVLASMYASMLVPKDYAQAALMSSGIINGIATILLTLFIDPKASILADRVMKKQSDYIYLKSYSLTMISSKLVGTILAQLLFIPAAYYVAWFAKWI; via the coding sequence ATGGAACTAATTACAGGTAAAGTAATTATTATAGCTTTATTTTTATTGATAATAACAATGATTGAGACTTTAGCTTATTCTACTAGAATTTCAGGTGCAAGGGTGAAATTAATTGCAACTGCCTTATCTTTGTTTAGTACATTAGTGATTGTTTCGAGGTTTTCTACAATGATACAACAACCTCTAACAGCAAAACTTATTGCAGAGGCTCCGAAATTAAACAAATTAAATTATATAGAGGAACAGTATAGAATTTTAATTGGCGTAACATCTATTGGGGCATTGTTTGGAATACTTCTTTTTCCCACATTCATCAATATTTTTTCAAGAGCCATTGTCCAATTATCAAATCAACGTGGTTCTGTAATAGCACTATTTATTAATCAATTTAATCGAAATAGCGTTAAAAAGGTTTTTATGTGTTTTAGACTTCCAAGATTTACATACCTAAAAGGAATTACCTTAAAAAACGTTCCCAAACGTCTCTTTGTTATTAATGTCATCATTTCTGCTGTATTTACTATTGGGGTGCTTGCTTCTATGTATGCATCAATGTTAGTTCCAAAAGATTATGCTCAGGCTGCCTTGATGTCATCTGGGATAATAAATGGTATAGCAACTATTTTATTAACATTGTTTATTGATCCTAAAGCTTCCATATTAGCTGATAGAGTAATGAAAAAACAAAGTGATTATATTTACTTAAAGAGTTACTCTTTGACGATGATTAGTTCGAAATTAGTAGGTACAATTCTTGCTCAACTATTGTTTATTCCAGCTGCATATTATGTAGCTTGGTTTGCCAAATGGATTTAA
- a CDS encoding stalk domain-containing protein, producing the protein MKRKWFLTVFFLLLITIVPVASATTPLKVFVNGHPIYGAPPIVRIIEGLPFVSIDAISSELKLNVEYDEEKKTVHISNKGEPQSEVVATLKKAKATLYATKREGNLEKFRLEMDGETRWFPYWRNSDTPAFGPRLFFEDINQEGKEELVIILTTGHGTGITITEAHVLQKTKINGQEFYEEMLIDNPEAIINKNVKTKKVSNDQVEITIGKKKTNAPFYKCLKHETIDFSVYKNKLVVYMSGQLTPSTVGGILITYQFKDNMYQARKIEYLKKRPDFIVESSFH; encoded by the coding sequence ATGAAAAGAAAATGGTTTTTAACCGTATTTTTTTTGTTATTAATTACCATTGTTCCTGTTGCATCCGCTACGACTCCTTTAAAGGTGTTTGTGAATGGGCATCCCATTTATGGCGCTCCTCCCATTGTACGGATCATAGAAGGACTTCCCTTCGTTTCTATTGATGCGATAAGTAGTGAACTTAAACTGAATGTCGAATACGATGAGGAAAAGAAGACGGTTCATATTTCAAATAAAGGAGAACCTCAATCGGAAGTTGTTGCCACGCTAAAGAAAGCAAAGGCTACTCTTTATGCAACAAAAAGAGAAGGGAATTTAGAAAAATTTAGATTGGAGATGGATGGAGAAACCAGATGGTTCCCTTACTGGAGAAATTCTGATACTCCTGCATTTGGTCCGAGGTTATTTTTCGAAGATATTAACCAGGAGGGAAAAGAAGAGTTAGTCATCATTTTAACAACTGGACATGGTACAGGAATAACGATTACTGAAGCACATGTACTACAGAAAACGAAAATAAATGGTCAAGAATTTTATGAGGAAATGTTAATTGATAATCCAGAGGCAATCATCAATAAGAATGTAAAAACAAAAAAGGTATCGAATGACCAAGTTGAGATAACGATTGGTAAGAAAAAAACAAATGCTCCTTTTTATAAATGCTTAAAACATGAGACGATTGATTTTTCTGTATATAAAAACAAACTAGTGGTTTATATGAGCGGCCAACTTACTCCATCAACAGTAGGTGGAATTCTTATTACCTATCAATTCAAGGATAATATGTACCAAGCAAGAAAGATAGAATACCTAAAAAAACGTCCAGATTTTATAGTGGAGAGTTCTTTTCATTGA
- a CDS encoding nuclear transport factor 2 family protein translates to MLNARFINVQDILDNYKSAIYEKDVERFLSSYHSEIHIFDCWDNWECIGITQWRQMVKEWFNGLSEEGVLLKVDFTDLVMEETLNIAIVHCSVKFSAYNQSDEKLRQTTNRFTFCLKKENELWTIIHEHSSLPINIETGKGIFNYT, encoded by the coding sequence ATGTTGAACGCTCGGTTTATCAATGTTCAGGACATTTTGGATAATTACAAATCTGCAATTTACGAGAAAGATGTTGAGAGATTTTTATCTTCATACCATTCTGAAATTCATATTTTTGATTGTTGGGATAACTGGGAGTGCATAGGTATTACCCAATGGCGGCAAATGGTTAAAGAATGGTTTAATGGTTTATCAGAGGAAGGTGTTTTACTCAAAGTAGATTTTACTGATTTAGTAATGGAGGAAACTTTGAATATCGCTATTGTTCATTGTTCCGTTAAGTTCTCAGCTTACAACCAATCGGATGAGAAACTTCGTCAGACGACTAATAGATTCACCTTCTGTTTAAAAAAAGAAAATGAACTTTGGACCATTATACACGAACATTCATCCTTACCGATAAATATAGAGACTGGGAAGGGAATTTTTAACTATACGTAA
- a CDS encoding aldo/keto reductase → MQKVILNNGVEMPILGFGVYQIQDTNECEESVYNAIRAGYRLIDTAASYLNEEAVGRAIKRSGVPREDLFITTKLWVQDTGYEKTKKAFKRSLERMQLDYLDLYLIHQPFGDVHGSWRAMEELYNEGIIRAIGVSNFQMDRLIDLIIHNGVTPAVNQVETHPFCQQIESAEFMIENNVQIESWGPFAEGRNNMFQNEVLVSLAKKYEKSVAQIILRWLTQRGVVVIPKSVHRERIIENFNIFDFELSGEDMETIVTLDSKQSAFFSHNDPEIVKWIGTRKLDI, encoded by the coding sequence ATGCAAAAAGTGATTTTGAACAATGGTGTTGAGATGCCCATACTTGGCTTTGGAGTTTATCAAATTCAAGATACAAATGAATGTGAAGAGAGTGTTTATAACGCGATTAGGGCAGGCTATCGTTTGATTGACACAGCTGCTTCTTATCTTAATGAAGAGGCAGTCGGCAGAGCCATTAAGCGAAGTGGCGTGCCAAGAGAGGATTTGTTTATTACAACGAAACTCTGGGTTCAGGATACCGGTTATGAGAAGACAAAGAAAGCCTTCAAAAGATCACTGGAAAGGATGCAACTGGATTATTTAGATTTGTATTTAATTCATCAGCCCTTTGGTGATGTACACGGTTCTTGGCGTGCGATGGAGGAGTTGTACAATGAGGGAATAATCCGGGCAATCGGAGTTAGCAACTTCCAGATGGATCGTCTAATTGATTTGATTATCCATAATGGCGTAACTCCCGCTGTAAACCAGGTGGAAACACATCCTTTCTGCCAGCAAATCGAAAGTGCTGAATTTATGATAGAAAATAATGTTCAGATTGAGTCTTGGGGACCTTTTGCTGAAGGAAGAAATAACATGTTCCAAAATGAAGTTTTAGTGTCCCTTGCTAAAAAATATGAAAAATCCGTTGCTCAGATAATTTTACGTTGGTTGACACAAAGGGGAGTCGTCGTCATTCCAAAGTCAGTTCATAGGGAAAGAATCATCGAAAACTTCAATATCTTTGACTTTGAATTAAGCGGGGAGGATATGGAGACGATTGTTACTCTAGATTCGAAACAGAGTGCTTTCTTTTCCCATAACGATCCTGAAATTGTGAAATGGATCGGAACCCGTAAACTTGATATTTAA
- a CDS encoding cupin domain-containing protein, producing MANEQLSNSIIFPLGKKVEANFIGDAYLQMVFTDPAPLNTSIGNVTFAPGARNSWHSHKVGQVLLVTGGKGWYQEEGKPARLLKTGEVANIPPNVKHWHGATKDSWFVHLAMTPGETEWLEPVDDEWYNKIEN from the coding sequence ATGGCAAATGAACAATTAAGCAATAGCATAATCTTTCCATTAGGAAAGAAAGTTGAAGCAAACTTTATCGGTGATGCATACTTACAAATGGTGTTTACTGATCCAGCGCCACTTAATACATCAATCGGGAATGTAACCTTTGCTCCAGGAGCTCGTAATAGCTGGCACTCACACAAAGTTGGGCAAGTTTTGTTAGTTACTGGTGGAAAAGGTTGGTATCAAGAAGAGGGAAAACCAGCTCGTTTACTCAAAACGGGCGAGGTGGCGAATATTCCGCCGAATGTGAAACATTGGCATGGTGCGACAAAAGACAGTTGGTTTGTACACTTAGCAATGACACCAGGAGAAACTGAATGGTTAGAACCTGTCGATGATGAATGGTATAACAAAATAGAAAACTAA
- a CDS encoding carboxymuconolactone decarboxylase family protein — translation MRISEGANKNHEELFPNHKSTLKETDPELIEVFDNFAFDEVLSDAHLDTRIRLMVVLASMIASQTLSEYKVMLEGALNVGVTPIEVKEIVYQAVPYIGIAKVFDFIHATNEILQSKGIKLPLEGKSTTTPETRFEKGLEVQKSIVGAELIDKMDRESPENQKHIQKYLSANCFGDYLTRKGIDLKIRELLTFSRLLSLGGCEAQLKGHIRANVNIGNDKQTLLNVVTNLVPYVGYPRTLNAISCLNEVIPE, via the coding sequence GTGCGTATAAGTGAAGGAGCAAACAAAAACCATGAAGAATTGTTTCCAAATCATAAATCTACTTTAAAAGAAACGGATCCAGAACTTATCGAAGTATTTGATAACTTTGCATTTGATGAAGTCCTTAGCGATGCACATTTGGATACAAGAATTAGGTTAATGGTAGTTTTAGCATCGATGATTGCAAGCCAAACATTAAGTGAATATAAAGTAATGCTTGAAGGTGCACTTAATGTTGGTGTAACTCCTATTGAAGTGAAGGAAATTGTCTATCAAGCTGTTCCCTACATCGGGATTGCAAAAGTATTTGATTTTATCCATGCCACAAATGAAATCTTGCAAAGCAAAGGAATAAAGCTGCCATTGGAGGGCAAATCCACCACTACACCAGAGACACGATTTGAAAAAGGATTAGAAGTACAAAAGTCGATAGTTGGAGCGGAACTGATCGATAAAATGGATAGGGAATCTCCTGAAAATCAGAAGCATATCCAAAAATATTTATCTGCGAATTGCTTTGGTGATTATTTAACAAGAAAAGGAATTGATCTAAAGATTAGAGAACTTTTGACCTTTTCGAGGCTTCTTTCATTAGGCGGATGTGAGGCTCAATTAAAAGGTCACATACGAGCAAATGTAAATATCGGAAATGATAAGCAAACATTGCTAAATGTAGTTACAAATTTAGTACCATATGTAGGGTATCCGAGAACGTTAAATGCAATTAGTTGTTTAAATGAAGTAATACCGGAGTAG
- a CDS encoding aldo/keto reductase: protein MEYVKFGNTGLDVSRLTLGCMSFGETDRGYPKWTLGEGESRPIIKKALELGINFFDTANFYSEGTSEEIVGKVLREFANRDEIVLATKVYFPMHEGPNGKGLSRKHIMSEIDKSLTRLGTDYVDLYQIHRWDYGTPIEETMEALHDVMKAGKARYIGASSMMSWQFLKANNIAEKNGWTKFVSMQNHFNLLYREEEREMLPLCKEEKIAVIPWSPLAKGKLARNWEESTARWEKEAVGQKFYPATSESDRQVVERVAEVAEKRGVSRAQIALSWVLQKDSITSPIVGSTKASHLEDAAAALSIKLTSEEIAYMEEPYVPHPVLGLD from the coding sequence ATGGAATATGTGAAATTTGGAAATACAGGATTAGATGTATCTCGGCTTACTCTTGGCTGCATGAGCTTTGGTGAAACTGACCGAGGCTATCCAAAATGGACACTTGGTGAAGGAGAAAGCCGCCCTATTATTAAAAAAGCTCTTGAGTTAGGTATCAACTTTTTCGATACGGCTAATTTTTATTCAGAAGGAACAAGTGAGGAAATTGTCGGGAAAGTTCTCCGAGAGTTTGCAAATCGGGATGAAATTGTCCTTGCGACAAAGGTTTATTTCCCGATGCATGAAGGTCCAAATGGTAAAGGCCTTTCCCGAAAGCATATTATGAGCGAAATTGATAAAAGTCTTACACGACTAGGAACAGATTATGTAGATCTGTACCAAATCCACCGCTGGGATTACGGCACACCGATTGAAGAAACAATGGAGGCACTCCATGATGTGATGAAGGCTGGAAAGGCAAGATACATTGGGGCTTCTTCCATGATGTCATGGCAGTTTTTGAAAGCAAACAATATTGCGGAGAAAAATGGATGGACCAAGTTTGTGTCGATGCAGAATCATTTTAACCTCTTATACCGAGAAGAGGAAAGAGAAATGCTTCCACTCTGCAAGGAAGAAAAAATTGCCGTCATCCCTTGGAGTCCCCTTGCGAAAGGTAAATTGGCTCGTAATTGGGAAGAATCAACTGCTCGTTGGGAAAAAGAAGCAGTTGGGCAAAAGTTTTATCCAGCAACTTCTGAGTCAGACCGACAAGTGGTTGAAAGAGTTGCAGAAGTGGCCGAAAAACGAGGTGTTTCAAGAGCTCAAATCGCCCTTTCTTGGGTGCTGCAAAAAGATTCTATCACATCTCCAATCGTCGGATCTACGAAAGCATCTCACCTTGAAGATGCAGCAGCTGCTCTATCCATTAAGTTAACATCTGAAGAAATTGCCTACATGGAAGAGCCGTATGTGCCGCACCCAGTACTTGGTTTAGATTAA
- a CDS encoding TetR/AcrR family transcriptional regulator, with product MTKVDRRIAKSQEAIKKALIELMSEKNFDDITIQDISDRANVSRGTIYLHYVDKFDLLDKLIEEHISKMGEICEAVSEAEYIEANLPWFEYLKKHYFFFSTMLASKGAPSFRKQFVEFLIEEFKNEVDTLKGKNQGLNHDIILQFIVSSYVGIVEWWIMNGMPYPPHVMAEQVGMLLERNL from the coding sequence ATGACTAAAGTGGATAGAAGAATCGCTAAAAGCCAAGAAGCTATTAAAAAAGCATTGATTGAACTAATGTCTGAAAAAAACTTTGATGACATTACGATACAGGATATTTCCGACCGGGCAAATGTTAGTCGTGGAACAATCTATCTTCATTATGTAGATAAATTTGACCTTTTGGATAAACTTATAGAGGAACATATAAGCAAAATGGGGGAAATATGCGAAGCAGTATCTGAAGCAGAATATATAGAAGCGAATCTGCCCTGGTTTGAATACTTGAAAAAGCATTATTTTTTCTTTTCAACGATGTTAGCAAGTAAAGGAGCCCCTTCTTTTCGTAAACAGTTTGTTGAGTTTCTCATCGAAGAGTTCAAGAATGAAGTGGATACATTGAAAGGAAAAAACCAAGGTTTAAATCATGATATTATTCTTCAATTTATTGTAAGTTCATATGTGGGAATAGTGGAATGGTGGATCATGAATGGAATGCCATATCCACCTCACGTCATGGCAGAACAGGTTGGAATGTTGTTAGAGAGGAATCTCTAA
- a CDS encoding YdeI family protein, protein MTNSRMNPKVDEYLSKVKKWQEESEKLRMIILDCELTEEFKWMHPCYTFEKKNIVLIHGFKEYCALLFHKGALLQDAHGILIQQTENVQAARQIRFTNVQEIVEMETILKSYIYEAIEVEKAGLEMNFKKNTEFIIPEELQKKFDEIPALKTAFEALTPGRQRAYILHFSSPKQSKTRESRIEKCMQQILGGKGLND, encoded by the coding sequence ATGACAAATAGTAGAATGAATCCTAAGGTTGATGAATATTTAAGTAAAGTTAAAAAATGGCAGGAAGAATCCGAGAAATTGAGAATGATCATTCTTGACTGTGAACTGACCGAAGAATTTAAGTGGATGCATCCTTGTTACACGTTTGAGAAAAAGAACATAGTTTTAATACATGGATTTAAGGAATATTGTGCGCTTTTGTTTCACAAAGGTGCCTTGTTACAGGATGCCCATGGGATTCTAATCCAACAAACGGAGAATGTTCAAGCAGCGCGCCAGATTCGGTTCACCAATGTTCAAGAAATAGTTGAGATGGAAACCATCTTGAAATCCTATATTTATGAAGCCATTGAAGTTGAAAAAGCCGGTTTGGAAATGAATTTTAAAAAGAATACAGAATTCATTATTCCTGAAGAACTTCAAAAAAAATTCGATGAAATTCCTGCCTTAAAAACTGCTTTTGAAGCGTTGACGCCGGGACGGCAACGAGCATACATTCTTCATTTTTCTAGTCCCAAACAATCCAAAACTCGAGAGTCTAGGATTGAAAAATGTATGCAGCAAATTCTGGGTGGAAAGGGATTAAATGATTAG